The following are from one region of the Advenella mimigardefordensis DPN7 genome:
- the folB gene encoding dihydroneopterin aldolase, with protein MTTRRIFFTRLALDARIGILEHELRATQPLHIDADIDMHVDQQVNDHDIRSVLDYRKLREAIIEECTRAHVHLVETLGDMVIQRLLNDFPEVFRVRLRIGKPLAFSDCAAVGIEVEASRQ; from the coding sequence ATGACCACTCGCCGTATCTTTTTCACCCGGCTCGCACTGGATGCCCGCATTGGTATCCTGGAGCACGAACTGCGCGCCACCCAGCCCCTGCATATTGATGCAGATATAGACATGCACGTTGACCAGCAGGTTAATGACCATGATATTCGCAGTGTGCTCGATTATCGTAAGCTGCGTGAAGCGATTATCGAAGAGTGTACGCGTGCTCATGTTCATCTGGTAGAAACACTGGGCGACATGGTAATACAGCGCCTTCTGAACGATTTCCCCGAGGTGTTTCGCGTACGTCTGCGTATCGGCAAACCCCTGGCGTTCTCCGATTGCGCTGCGGTCGGCATTGAAGTTGAAGCGAGCCGCCAGTAG